From one Nonomuraea polychroma genomic stretch:
- a CDS encoding phosphoribosyl-ATP diphosphatase, giving the protein MKTFEELFAELSEKARTRPAGSGTVAALDAGVHAIGKKVVEEAAESWMAAEHESDDRAAEEISQLLYHVQVLMIAKGIGLDQVYKHL; this is encoded by the coding sequence ATGAAGACCTTCGAAGAGCTGTTCGCCGAGCTGTCAGAGAAGGCCCGGACCCGGCCCGCGGGCTCGGGCACCGTGGCCGCGCTCGACGCCGGCGTCCATGCCATCGGCAAGAAGGTCGTCGAGGAGGCCGCCGAGAGCTGGATGGCCGCCGAGCACGAGTCCGACGACAGGGCCGCCGAGGAGATCTCCCAGCTCCTCTACCACGTGCAGGTGCTCATGATCGCCAAAGGCATCGGTCTCGACCAGGTCTACAAGCATCTCTAG
- a CDS encoding carbohydrate ABC transporter permease produces the protein MASPIPLRGRLRRYGTSYAMLLPFLALFAGFLLWPLANSLYLSFTKFDGINPAAFTGVDNFVQLASDARFRHALGNTALYVVGSVVLGTLLSLGLALAFNGTGWLHRIMRTVFFLPSVTSSIALMLMWKWVLYPSDVGLANTIVDWLGGNAVAWLATPGLTIPILVLMSVWGGMGYGMVLYVAGLGSIPQEYYEAAKIDGASTWRQFRHITLPLLRPVTTYVVVTGLIGAFQVFEAVYIVFSQGANTIGGVLDSGLMIVPYLYDQGFTHFRLGYASAIAWVLFLIIFVLSLINLRVGRAMKEL, from the coding sequence ATGGCCTCCCCCATCCCCCTGCGCGGCAGGCTGCGCCGCTACGGCACCTCGTACGCGATGCTGCTGCCGTTCCTCGCCTTGTTCGCGGGGTTCCTGCTCTGGCCGCTGGCCAACTCGCTCTACCTGAGCTTCACCAAGTTCGACGGGATCAATCCCGCGGCGTTCACCGGTGTGGACAACTTCGTACAGCTGGCGTCGGATGCCAGGTTCCGCCACGCGCTGGGCAACACCGCCCTGTACGTGGTCGGATCGGTCGTGCTCGGCACGCTGCTGTCGCTGGGCCTGGCACTGGCGTTCAACGGCACCGGCTGGCTGCACAGGATCATGCGCACCGTGTTCTTCCTGCCCTCGGTGACCTCCTCCATCGCGCTCATGCTGATGTGGAAGTGGGTTCTGTACCCCAGCGACGTCGGCCTGGCCAACACGATCGTGGACTGGCTCGGCGGCAATGCCGTCGCCTGGCTGGCCACCCCGGGCCTGACGATCCCGATCCTGGTGCTGATGTCGGTGTGGGGCGGCATGGGCTACGGCATGGTGCTGTACGTGGCCGGGCTCGGCTCGATCCCCCAGGAGTACTACGAGGCCGCCAAGATCGACGGCGCCTCCACCTGGCGGCAGTTCCGCCACATCACGCTGCCACTGCTGCGCCCCGTCACCACGTACGTGGTGGTGACCGGCCTGATCGGCGCCTTCCAGGTGTTCGAGGCCGTCTACATCGTCTTCAGTCAGGGCGCCAACACCATCGGCGGCGTGCTCGACTCGGGCCTGATGATCGTCCCCTATCTCTACGACCAGGGCTTCACCCACTTCAGGCTGGGCTACGCCTCCGCGATCGCGTGGGTGCTCTTCCTGATCATCTTCGTGCTCAGCCTCATCAACCTGCGCGTGGGCCGCGCCATGAAGGAGCTGTGA
- a CDS encoding transposase, producing the protein MAWTDSPHALALVNSLKGVSARYLRQEYSAHVRKYLWGGHFWSRSSYAGSTGDASLATVRTSIQSPGPAPEMRRDQTRSGWVHTCGSGHAQALDPSQAFTFRQDHSFRTNRTRILSSCR; encoded by the coding sequence ATGGCATGGACGGACTCGCCGCACGCCCTCGCCCTCGTCAACTCCCTCAAAGGTGTCTCGGCCCGCTACCTCCGCCAGGAATACAGCGCTCACGTCCGCAAATACCTGTGGGGCGGGCACTTCTGGTCCCGCTCCTCCTACGCGGGCTCGACCGGCGACGCCAGCCTGGCCACCGTCCGCACCTCCATCCAGTCCCCGGGACCGGCCCCAGAAATGAGACGAGACCAGACGCGGTCAGGCTGGGTCCACACGTGCGGGTCAGGGCACGCGCAGGCGCTGGATCCCTCGCAGGCCTTCACCTTCCGGCAAGATCACTCCTTCAGGACGAATCGGACAAGAATTCTGTCATCATGTCGCTGA
- a CDS encoding carbohydrate ABC transporter permease — MAVAPMDTIAPVQQSPHSKDTGGGRRARINGHLLRLPFYLLALTMIAPFYWLLITVFKPPRELARTPPSFVPESPTFANFYDPEWSAQAINPGHLQGIFQRYQVDFGFWRFMFNSIVITTSITVGSLLICSLAAYVIAKHDIKGRRTIFLLIIASMMVPWQTTLIPNYVIMRNLGWLDSYAAYIVPALAKAFVLFFLVQFLQSIPNELIQAARVDGAGEWRIWWRIVLPLLRPALAAMSIFIVLAEWNNFLWPLIIVQSDEMANIPVALARLNSYFGGPDHQGAIMAGGLLASVPTIVFFLIFQKYFTKGIALSGLKG, encoded by the coding sequence ATGGCCGTCGCCCCCATGGACACGATCGCCCCGGTCCAGCAGTCCCCGCACAGCAAGGACACCGGCGGCGGCCGGCGCGCCCGGATCAACGGGCATTTGCTGCGCCTGCCGTTCTACTTGCTGGCACTGACGATGATCGCGCCGTTCTACTGGCTGCTCATCACGGTGTTCAAACCACCGAGGGAGCTGGCCAGGACGCCGCCGTCGTTCGTGCCGGAGTCACCCACGTTCGCCAACTTCTACGACCCGGAGTGGAGCGCCCAAGCGATCAATCCCGGCCACCTGCAGGGCATCTTCCAGCGTTACCAGGTGGACTTCGGGTTCTGGCGGTTCATGTTCAACAGCATCGTCATCACGACCAGCATCACCGTCGGGTCGCTGCTGATCTGCTCGCTGGCCGCGTACGTGATCGCCAAGCACGACATCAAGGGACGCAGGACCATCTTCCTGTTGATCATCGCCTCGATGATGGTGCCCTGGCAGACCACGCTGATCCCGAACTACGTGATCATGCGGAACCTGGGCTGGCTGGACAGCTACGCGGCCTACATCGTCCCGGCGCTGGCCAAGGCGTTCGTGCTGTTCTTCCTGGTGCAGTTCCTGCAGTCGATACCGAACGAACTGATCCAGGCGGCCAGGGTGGACGGCGCCGGGGAGTGGCGGATCTGGTGGAGGATCGTGCTGCCACTGCTGCGGCCGGCACTCGCCGCGATGTCGATCTTCATCGTGCTGGCGGAGTGGAACAACTTCCTCTGGCCGCTCATCATCGTGCAGAGCGACGAGATGGCGAACATCCCCGTCGCGCTGGCCAGGCTCAACTCCTACTTCGGGGGGCCTGACCACCAAGGCGCGATCATGGCGGGCGGGCTGCTCGCGTCGGTTCCGACGATCGTCTTCTTCCTGATCTTCCAGAAGTACTTCACCAAAGGCATCGCGCTCAGCGGCCTGAAGGGCTGA
- a CDS encoding glycoside hydrolase family 2 protein, which translates to MGFQRALHESWTVQAVDGEVSAGARPAPVPATVPGCVHTDLLAAGLIPDPYLDDNEDGLAWIGRTAWRYESVFDWSPTGHERTDLVCEGLDTVALIELNGSRVGETANMHRSYRFDVRNLLREGQNRLRITFTSPYEYAERLREELGERPGAYAEPYQFIRKMACNFGWDWGPTLVTSGIWRPIGLHAWSGARIADVRPLVTLGDGAARIDVHVRVEKTGSAEVTAAIKGVSGHAVIPEGRSEAVITLEVPEPELWWPRGYGEQALYELEVTAGDDVWRREIGLREVRLRTEDGAFTLAVNGVDVFVRGVNWIPDDCFPARVDRDRYAARLAQACEAGVNLVRVWGGGLYESEDFYDLCDRLGLLVWQDFPFACAAYPEEDPIGAEVEAEAREQVARLSSHPSLVLWCGNNENIEGYADWGWQESLQGRSWGGGFYLETLPRVVAELDPTRPYWPGSPYSGSMDLPPNDPGHGTMHIWDVWNQRAYTVYRDYRPRMAAEFGFQGPAAYATIRRAISDEPLLPDSRGVLHHQKAIDGNLKLAAGLKPHFPVPETFDDWHYLTQVNQARAIQLGVEHFRALWPHCAGSVVWQLNDCWPVTSWSAVDGDGRKKPLFHALRRAYADRLLTVQPRDGGLALVAVNDTGRPWRASARAVRHGFDGAALATQDLALDVPPRTAVTVPLAPSVAEPGDPLTELIAVETGGREVGRALWFFAPDKDLHLPEPGYDTATEPAPEGLRLTVTARTLLRDLAVFPDRLDPDAQVDDQLVTLLPGERAEFLIRTAGLDERALVRAPVLRCVNDVVVR; encoded by the coding sequence ATGGGCTTTCAGCGCGCCTTGCATGAGTCATGGACCGTCCAGGCGGTAGACGGCGAGGTGAGCGCCGGAGCTCGGCCCGCCCCTGTGCCCGCCACTGTGCCCGGGTGTGTGCACACCGACCTGCTCGCCGCCGGTCTCATCCCCGACCCCTACCTCGACGACAACGAGGACGGACTGGCCTGGATCGGCCGCACCGCCTGGCGCTACGAGAGCGTCTTCGACTGGTCGCCGACCGGACACGAGCGGACCGACCTGGTCTGCGAAGGGCTCGACACGGTGGCGCTGATCGAGCTGAACGGCAGCCGGGTGGGCGAGACGGCCAACATGCACCGGTCATACCGCTTCGACGTCCGGAATCTCCTGCGAGAGGGACAGAACCGGTTAAGAATCACGTTCACCTCGCCGTACGAATACGCCGAAAGGCTCCGAGAAGAGCTGGGGGAGCGGCCCGGGGCGTACGCGGAGCCGTACCAGTTCATCAGGAAGATGGCCTGCAACTTCGGCTGGGACTGGGGGCCGACGCTGGTCACGTCCGGGATCTGGCGGCCGATCGGCCTGCACGCCTGGAGCGGGGCCAGGATCGCCGACGTGCGGCCGCTGGTCACCCTCGGGGACGGTGCGGCCAGGATCGACGTGCACGTCCGGGTGGAGAAGACCGGATCCGCCGAGGTGACCGCGGCGATCAAGGGCGTGTCGGGACACGCCGTGATCCCCGAGGGCCGCAGCGAGGCCGTGATCACGCTGGAGGTCCCGGAGCCGGAGCTGTGGTGGCCGAGAGGGTACGGCGAGCAGGCGCTCTACGAGCTCGAGGTGACGGCCGGCGACGACGTGTGGCGCCGGGAGATCGGGCTCCGCGAGGTGCGGTTGCGTACCGAGGACGGCGCGTTCACCTTGGCCGTCAACGGCGTCGACGTGTTCGTCAGAGGGGTCAACTGGATCCCCGACGACTGCTTCCCCGCCAGAGTGGACCGTGACCGCTACGCCGCCAGGCTCGCCCAGGCGTGCGAGGCCGGCGTCAACCTGGTCCGGGTGTGGGGCGGCGGCCTGTACGAGAGCGAGGATTTCTACGACCTGTGCGACCGGCTCGGGCTGCTGGTCTGGCAGGACTTCCCGTTCGCCTGCGCCGCCTACCCCGAGGAGGACCCGATCGGGGCGGAGGTGGAGGCCGAGGCCCGCGAGCAGGTCGCCCGGCTGAGCTCGCACCCGAGCCTGGTCCTGTGGTGCGGCAACAACGAGAACATCGAGGGGTACGCCGACTGGGGCTGGCAGGAATCACTCCAGGGACGCAGCTGGGGAGGCGGCTTCTACCTGGAGACGCTCCCGCGTGTCGTCGCCGAGCTGGACCCCACCCGCCCGTACTGGCCCGGCAGCCCTTACTCGGGCTCGATGGACCTGCCGCCCAACGACCCCGGCCACGGCACCATGCACATCTGGGACGTGTGGAACCAGCGGGCCTACACCGTCTACCGCGACTACCGGCCCCGCATGGCCGCCGAATTCGGCTTCCAGGGGCCCGCCGCGTACGCCACCATCCGCAGGGCGATCAGCGACGAGCCGCTGCTGCCCGACTCCCGCGGCGTGCTGCACCACCAGAAGGCGATCGACGGCAATCTCAAGCTGGCCGCCGGGCTCAAGCCGCACTTCCCCGTGCCCGAGACCTTCGACGACTGGCACTACCTCACCCAGGTGAACCAGGCGCGCGCCATCCAGCTCGGGGTGGAGCACTTCAGGGCCCTGTGGCCACACTGCGCGGGCAGCGTCGTGTGGCAGCTCAACGACTGCTGGCCGGTCACCTCATGGTCGGCCGTGGACGGGGACGGCAGGAAGAAACCGCTGTTCCACGCGCTGCGCAGGGCCTACGCCGACCGGCTGCTGACCGTGCAGCCGCGTGACGGCGGCCTGGCACTGGTCGCCGTCAACGACACCGGCCGCCCGTGGCGGGCATCGGCGCGGGCCGTACGGCACGGCTTCGACGGCGCCGCGCTCGCGACGCAGGACCTCGCCCTCGACGTGCCGCCACGTACGGCCGTCACCGTGCCGCTGGCCCCGTCCGTCGCCGAGCCGGGCGACCCGCTGACCGAGCTGATCGCGGTAGAGACGGGTGGCCGGGAGGTGGGGCGGGCGCTGTGGTTCTTCGCGCCCGACAAGGATCTGCACCTGCCCGAGCCGGGCTACGACACGGCGACGGAGCCGGCGCCGGAGGGCCTGCGGCTGACGGTCACCGCCCGTACGCTCCTGCGTGACCTGGCCGTCTTCCCCGACCGGCTGGACCCGGACGCGCAGGTCGACGACCAGCTCGTCACGCTGCTGCCGGGCGAGCGGGCCGAGTTCCTGATCCGCACGGCCGGCCTGGACGAGCGGGCCCTGGTCCGCGCGCCGGTGCTGCGCTGCGTCAACGATGTGGTGGTGAGGTGA
- a CDS encoding LacI family DNA-binding transcriptional regulator, whose protein sequence is MKRPTIADIAKRAGVSKGAVSYALNGLPGVSEETRARIQAIAQEIGWRPNVAARSLSGARADAIGLVLCRPARFLGVEPFFMELISGIEGELAASSCALMLQVVPDHEAEIAVYRRWWGEGRVDGAILVDLHDDDPRIPVVEQLGMPAVVTGHPSGTGSLPAVWSDEVVVLREVIEYLAALGHRHIARVAGLPALLHTRIRDEAFAEICAESGVTEHPIVHTDYTGEQGARATRRLLSSRARPSAIVYDNDIMAVAGLSVAQEMRLDVPAELSIVAWDDSPLSQVVRPSLTAVTRDIPAGGAHAAQTLLRLIESGETGSLEGPPASLLPRGSTAPARM, encoded by the coding sequence GTGAAAAGGCCGACGATCGCCGACATCGCCAAGCGGGCCGGCGTGTCCAAGGGCGCGGTCTCGTACGCGCTGAACGGCTTGCCCGGTGTCTCGGAGGAGACCAGGGCCCGCATCCAGGCGATCGCGCAGGAGATCGGCTGGCGGCCGAACGTCGCCGCGCGCTCGCTCAGCGGCGCCCGGGCCGACGCCATCGGCCTGGTGCTCTGCCGTCCCGCGCGCTTCCTCGGCGTGGAGCCGTTCTTCATGGAGCTGATCAGCGGCATCGAGGGCGAGCTGGCGGCCAGCTCGTGCGCGCTGATGCTCCAAGTGGTGCCCGACCACGAGGCCGAGATCGCCGTCTACCGGCGCTGGTGGGGCGAGGGCAGGGTGGACGGCGCGATCCTGGTCGACCTGCATGACGACGATCCCCGTATCCCGGTGGTCGAGCAGCTCGGCATGCCTGCGGTCGTGACCGGGCACCCGTCGGGCACCGGCTCGCTGCCGGCGGTGTGGTCGGACGAGGTGGTCGTGTTGCGCGAGGTGATCGAGTATCTCGCGGCGCTCGGCCACCGGCACATCGCCAGGGTGGCCGGGCTGCCGGCGCTGCTGCACACGAGGATCAGGGACGAGGCGTTCGCGGAGATCTGCGCCGAGTCGGGCGTGACCGAGCATCCGATCGTCCACACCGACTACACGGGCGAGCAGGGGGCCCGGGCGACCCGGCGGCTGCTCAGCTCTCGGGCCAGGCCCAGCGCGATCGTCTACGACAACGACATCATGGCGGTGGCGGGCCTGTCGGTCGCCCAGGAGATGCGCCTCGACGTCCCCGCCGAGCTGTCGATCGTGGCCTGGGACGACTCGCCGCTCTCCCAGGTGGTGCGGCCGTCGCTGACCGCGGTGACCCGGGACATCCCCGCCGGCGGCGCGCACGCCGCGCAGACCCTGCTCAGGCTGATCGAAAGCGGGGAGACGGGGAGCCTGGAGGGGCCGCCGGCGAGCCTGCTGCCCCGGGGCAGCACCGCTCCCGCGCGGATGTGA
- a CDS encoding DEAD/DEAH box helicase, translated as MLDAVMPSLDESTSDSPIEAAQIPGLSEFELLGLPKPLVTGLARQGIDSPFPIQSATIPDVLAGNDVLGRGQTGSGKTLAFGLPTMARIAGVKPAPGRPRAMILVPTRELALQVHDALEPLGRGLGLRMKVVVGGMSMGKQIEALRRGVDVVIATPGRLGDLIRQGECSLSNIEVSVLDEADHMCDLGFFPVVTELLAQTPSGGQRLLFSATLDGDVDKLVKRFLTNPITHSVAPATSPVDTMEHHVMQVTRDDKFDVIAEIANREGRTIIFVKTQHGVDRLCKQLARVGVKAGGLHGGKRQNQRTRILAEFREGSVNVLVCTDVAARGIHVDNISLVLHVDPPQDHKSYLHRGGRTARAGEKGTVVTLVLPNERRSTDALTRRAGIHPFRLKATPGNPRVAEVTGARTPSGEAIPVWEPDVRKPLRPRREGGHGGSERRGRRGGRRDFDGDRRPRRHDEGERPFGGGRRHAEGERPSGNAQEPRTFGNTQEPRTLSDDRRRDGRPRGGYRSDDRPFRQDDRGQRGGGFRSDDRGGRFGSDRSRPAEHDRGGYRSDDRAPRDGYRSGDSGGYRSGDSGGYRSGDGYRSGAGRGDDRANGGGFRRNQGQGRRFER; from the coding sequence ATGCTTGACGCTGTCATGCCCTCGCTCGACGAGAGCACCTCCGACTCGCCGATCGAGGCGGCCCAGATCCCGGGCCTGTCCGAGTTCGAGCTGCTGGGCCTGCCCAAGCCGCTCGTGACCGGACTGGCCAGGCAGGGCATCGACAGCCCCTTCCCCATCCAGAGCGCGACGATTCCCGACGTCCTCGCCGGCAACGACGTGCTCGGCCGCGGCCAGACCGGCTCCGGCAAGACCCTCGCGTTCGGGCTGCCCACCATGGCCCGCATCGCCGGCGTCAAGCCCGCCCCCGGCCGGCCCCGCGCCATGATCCTCGTGCCGACCCGTGAGCTCGCCCTGCAGGTCCACGACGCCCTCGAACCCCTCGGCCGCGGCCTCGGGCTGCGCATGAAGGTCGTCGTGGGCGGCATGTCCATGGGCAAGCAGATCGAGGCGCTGCGGCGCGGCGTCGACGTCGTCATCGCCACCCCCGGCCGGCTCGGCGACCTCATCCGGCAGGGTGAGTGCTCGCTGTCCAACATCGAGGTGAGCGTGCTCGACGAGGCCGACCACATGTGCGACCTCGGCTTCTTCCCCGTCGTCACCGAGCTGCTCGCCCAGACGCCGAGCGGCGGCCAGCGGCTGCTGTTCTCCGCCACGCTCGACGGCGACGTCGACAAGCTGGTGAAGCGCTTCCTCACCAACCCGATCACCCACTCCGTGGCGCCCGCGACCTCGCCGGTCGACACCATGGAGCACCACGTGATGCAGGTCACGCGCGACGACAAGTTCGACGTCATCGCCGAGATCGCCAATCGCGAGGGCCGCACCATCATCTTCGTCAAGACCCAGCACGGCGTGGACCGGCTGTGCAAGCAGCTGGCCCGGGTCGGCGTCAAGGCCGGCGGCCTGCACGGCGGCAAGCGCCAGAACCAGCGCACCCGCATCCTCGCCGAGTTCCGTGAGGGCTCCGTCAACGTGCTGGTCTGCACCGACGTCGCGGCACGCGGCATCCACGTCGACAACATCAGCCTGGTGCTGCACGTGGACCCGCCGCAGGACCACAAGAGCTACCTGCACCGGGGCGGCCGTACGGCCCGCGCCGGTGAGAAGGGCACCGTCGTCACGCTGGTGCTGCCCAACGAGCGCCGCTCGACCGACGCCCTCACCCGGCGCGCCGGGATCCACCCGTTCCGCCTGAAGGCCACCCCCGGGAACCCGCGGGTCGCCGAGGTGACGGGCGCCCGCACGCCCAGCGGCGAGGCCATCCCGGTCTGGGAGCCGGACGTCCGCAAGCCGCTGCGGCCCCGCCGCGAAGGCGGTCACGGGGGTTCGGAGCGCCGCGGTCGCCGTGGCGGCCGACGGGACTTCGACGGCGACCGCCGCCCGCGCCGCCACGACGAGGGCGAGCGGCCCTTCGGCGGCGGACGGCGGCACGCCGAAGGCGAGCGGCCGTCCGGCAATGCGCAGGAGCCTCGGACGTTCGGCAACACGCAAGAGCCGCGGACGCTCAGTGACGACCGCCGCCGCGACGGCCGGCCGCGCGGCGGATACCGCTCCGACGACCGCCCGTTCCGGCAGGACGACCGTGGCCAGCGGGGTGGCGGATTCCGCTCCGACGACCGCGGCGGCCGCTTCGGCTCCGACCGTAGCCGCCCGGCCGAGCACGACCGCGGCGGTTACCGATCCGACGACCGCGCCCCGCGCGACGGCTACCGTTCCGGCGACAGTGGTGGCTACCGCTCGGGTGACAGTGGTGGCTACCGGTCGGGTGACGGCTACCGCTCCGGCGCCGGCCGTGGCGACGACCGGGCCAACGGTGGCGGATTCCGCCGCAACCAGGGCCAGGGCCGCCGCTTCGAGCGCTGA
- a CDS encoding extracellular solute-binding protein, which translates to MAVLSAACATSGQTPTQQADQNTNAPVTLSFWSTGGDDETATFQKAADLYKQKHPNVTVKVQTLSWSDAYAKLLAAATSRNGPDIISGGMTWTIQFGARGAMVDLRKHGADSLKAQALPAQWESAISPDGSVYGVPLDMSTLALYYRTDLLEQAKVEPPKTWEELTAAIGKLKAAGVKKPYSQDWGNLDWIGYFNYLYQAGGSFYTADCKPSLNTPQAEQALKYWVDLYREHGAPTATVEGADALDTGTAMVVAGNWIAKGLDVNKPKLKGKWAMTTIPAGPAGPTTFIGGRAIGVTSFSKYVQTSTDFVTFMYSDEAITAIADEARKRNISYIPPRPDKIVNGSVFTPEQAQVFEAAIKAGKAAPGCPGWDESAPDVTKQLQSAILGKADVKTALAEAAKIMERNAG; encoded by the coding sequence TTGGCGGTTCTGAGCGCGGCCTGCGCCACCAGCGGCCAGACGCCGACCCAGCAGGCGGACCAGAACACCAACGCCCCCGTGACCCTGTCCTTCTGGTCCACCGGCGGTGACGACGAGACCGCGACCTTCCAGAAGGCCGCCGACCTCTATAAGCAGAAGCACCCGAACGTGACGGTCAAGGTACAGACCCTGTCGTGGTCCGACGCGTACGCCAAGCTGCTGGCGGCGGCCACCAGCCGCAACGGACCCGACATCATCTCCGGCGGCATGACGTGGACCATCCAGTTCGGCGCCAGGGGCGCCATGGTGGACCTGCGCAAGCACGGCGCCGACTCGCTCAAGGCACAGGCCCTGCCCGCCCAGTGGGAGTCGGCCATCTCCCCCGACGGCTCGGTGTACGGCGTGCCGCTGGACATGTCGACCCTCGCCCTCTACTACCGCACCGACCTGCTGGAGCAGGCCAAGGTCGAGCCGCCCAAGACCTGGGAGGAGCTGACCGCGGCCATCGGCAAGCTCAAGGCCGCCGGGGTCAAGAAGCCCTACAGCCAGGACTGGGGCAACCTCGACTGGATCGGCTACTTCAACTACCTCTACCAGGCGGGCGGCTCCTTCTACACCGCCGACTGCAAGCCCTCGCTCAACACCCCGCAGGCCGAGCAGGCGCTGAAGTACTGGGTGGACCTCTATCGCGAGCACGGCGCGCCCACCGCCACCGTGGAGGGCGCCGACGCGCTGGACACCGGCACCGCGATGGTGGTGGCGGGCAACTGGATCGCCAAGGGCCTCGACGTCAACAAGCCCAAGCTGAAGGGCAAGTGGGCGATGACCACGATCCCCGCGGGCCCCGCCGGGCCGACCACGTTCATCGGCGGCCGGGCCATCGGCGTGACCTCCTTCAGCAAGTACGTCCAGACGAGCACGGACTTCGTCACGTTCATGTACAGCGACGAAGCCATCACCGCGATCGCGGACGAGGCCAGAAAGCGGAACATCTCCTACATCCCGCCGCGCCCCGACAAGATCGTGAACGGCTCGGTGTTCACTCCTGAGCAGGCCCAGGTGTTCGAGGCCGCGATCAAGGCCGGCAAGGCCGCGCCGGGCTGCCCCGGCTGGGACGAGAGCGCGCCGGACGTGACCAAGCAGCTCCAGTCGGCGATCCTCGGCAAGGCGGACGTCAAGACCGCGCTGGCGGAAGCCGCCAAGATCATGGAGCGCAACGCCGGATAG
- the hisG gene encoding ATP phosphoribosyltransferase produces MLRLAVPNKGALSEAAQHMLKEAGYRSRRDSKELVVVDQDNGCELFFLRPRDIAVYVGEGTLDLGITGRDMLVDSGAPVEEVMPLGFGGSTFRLAAAAGTMTSVQDLDGRRIATSYAGLLEKYLSDQGVDARVIKLDGAVETAIRLGVADAVADVVETGTTLRNVGLEVFGDPIMRSEAVLIKQEGAPETPAAGQLIRRLQGVVHARDFVMMDYDIRAERIEEAIALTPGMEGPTVSPLHREGWVAVRAMVPRKGHQQIMDQLWDIGARAILVTDIYACRL; encoded by the coding sequence ATGCTGCGTCTGGCAGTACCCAACAAGGGCGCGCTCAGCGAGGCCGCCCAGCACATGCTCAAAGAGGCCGGCTACCGGTCGCGCAGGGACAGCAAAGAGCTGGTCGTGGTCGACCAGGACAACGGCTGCGAGCTGTTCTTCCTGCGCCCCCGCGACATCGCCGTCTACGTCGGGGAGGGCACGCTCGACCTCGGCATCACCGGCCGCGACATGCTGGTCGACTCCGGCGCGCCGGTCGAGGAGGTCATGCCGCTCGGCTTCGGCGGCTCCACCTTCCGCCTGGCCGCCGCCGCGGGCACGATGACGTCGGTCCAGGACCTCGACGGCCGCCGCATCGCCACCTCCTACGCGGGCCTGCTCGAGAAATACCTGTCCGACCAGGGCGTGGACGCCCGCGTGATCAAGCTGGACGGCGCCGTCGAGACCGCCATCAGGCTCGGCGTGGCCGACGCGGTCGCCGACGTCGTGGAGACCGGCACCACGCTGCGCAACGTCGGCCTGGAGGTGTTCGGCGACCCGATCATGCGCTCGGAGGCCGTGCTGATCAAGCAGGAGGGCGCGCCGGAGACGCCTGCCGCCGGCCAGCTCATCCGCCGCCTCCAGGGCGTTGTGCACGCCCGCGACTTCGTCATGATGGACTACGACATCCGCGCCGAGCGCATCGAGGAGGCGATCGCGCTCACGCCCGGCATGGAGGGTCCGACGGTCTCGCCGCTGCACCGCGAGGGCTGGGTCGCCGTCCGCGCCATGGTGCCGCGCAAGGGCCACCAGCAGATCATGGACCAGCTGTGGGACATCGGCGCGAGGGCCATCCTGGTCACCGACATCTACGCCTGCCGCCTCTGA